One stretch of Gadus macrocephalus chromosome 12, ASM3116895v1 DNA includes these proteins:
- the LOC132468602 gene encoding tetratricopeptide repeat protein 39C-like isoform X1: protein MAGQEEQPPRQQKQSEEKAEKDIDDAELALAGINMLLNNGFKESDDLFKRYRTQSPLMSFGASFVSFLNAMMTFEEEKMQMACDDLRTTERLCESDSAGVIETLRNKIKKSVSMDAQRSGVAVVDRLQRQIIVADCQVYLAVLSFVKQELSAYIKGGWILRKAWKMYNKCHSDIGQLQEACQRRSSLSDNANHNSAVTCVTAEALDRLKGSVSFGYGLFHLCISMVPPHLLKIINLLGFPGDRLQGLTSLMYASESKDMKAPLATLALLWYHTVVLPFFALDGSDTTAGLLEAKAILQRKSLVYPNSSLFMFFKGRVQRLECHINSALVSFHDALELASDQREIQHVCLYEIGWCSMIEMNFEDAHRSFERLKNESRWSQCYYAYLTGVCQGASGDLEGASGVFQDVQKLFKRKNNQIEQFALKRAERLRKTPPSRDLCFLGVIEVLYLWKALQNCSSSKLQIMNQVLQGLDDVPCRGLKHLLLGSIHKCHGNTKDAIQEFQLAARDEYGHQINSYVQPYAVYELGCVLLTKPETVGKGRSLLLQAKEDFSGYDFENRLHVRIHSALASLKELVPQ from the exons ATGGCGGGCCAGGAAGAGCAGCCACCCCGGCAGCAGAAGCAATCGGAGGAGAAGGCGGAGAAGGACATAGACGATGCGGAGCTCGCCCTGGCCGGCATCAATATGCTGCTCAACAACGGATTCAAAGAGAGCGACGATCTGTTCAAAAGATACAG GACACAGAGTCCACTGATGAGCTTCGGGGCCAGCTTCGTCAGCTTCTTG AACGCCATGATGACctttgaggaggagaagatgcaGATGGCCTGTGATGACCTGCGCACCACAGAGAGGCTGTGTGAGAGCGACAGCGCAGGTGTCATCGAGACCCTTCGCAACAAGATCAagaagagtgtgagt atGGACGCTCAGAGGTCCGGGGTGGCGGTCGTCGACCGCCTGCAGAGACAAATAATCGTGGCAGACTGTCAGGTCTACCTCGCTGTCCTCTCATTCGTCAAGCAAGAGCTGTCAG CGTACATCAAGGGGGGCTGGATCCTCCGGAAGGCCTGGAAGATGTACAACAAGTGCCACAGTGACATCGGCCAGCTGCAGGAGGCCTGCCAGAGGAGGTCCTCTCTGTCGGACAACGCCAACCACAACTCGGCGGTGACCTGCGTCACGGCCGAGGCCCTGGACCGCCTCAAAGGCTCGGTGAGCTTCGGCTACGGCCTCTTCCACCTGTGCATCTCGATGGTGCCGCCGCACCTTCTCAAGATCATCAACCTGCTGGGTTTCCCCGGCGACCGCCTCCAGGGCCTCACCTCCCTCATGTACGCCAGCGAGAGCAAGGACATGAAGGCCCCGCTGGCCAC GCTGGCCCTCTTGTGGTACCACACGGTAGTGCTACCTTTTTTTGCTCTGGACGGCTCAGACACCACCGCAGGTCTGCTAGAGGCCAAAGCCATTCTGCAGAGGAAGTCTTTGGTCTACCCCAACTCCTCCCTCTTCATGTTCTTTAAAGGACGAGTCCAGAGGCTAGAG TGCCATATCAACAGTGCTTTGGTATCTTTCCATGATGCTTTAGAGCTTGCATCAGACCAAAGAGAGATCCAACATGTGTGTCTCTATGAGATTG GTTGGTGCAGTATGATAGAGATGAACTTCGAAGATGCGCACAGGTCATTCGAGAGGCTGAAAAATGAGTCCCGCTGGTCTCAGTGTTACTATGCCTACTTGACTGGAG TGTGCCAGGGTGCTTCAGGTGACCTAGAGGGAGCCAGCGGGGTTTTCCAAGACGTGCAGAAACTGTTCAAAAGGAAGAATAATCAGATTGAGCAGTTTGCCCTGAAACGG GCTGAGAGACTGAGGAAGACCCCGCCAAGCAGAGATCTCTGCTTCCTGGGTGTCATCGAAGTTCTCTACCTGTGGAAAGCACTTCAAAACTGTTCCTCCTCCAAACTACAGATAATGAACCAAG TGTTACAGGGTCTGGACGACGTACCTTGCAGAGGTTTAAAACACCTCCTTCTCGGCTCCATTCACAAATGCCATGGCAACACTAAAGATGCTATTCAG GAATTTCAGCTTGCCGCCAGGGATGAATACGGCCACCAAATCAACTCGTACGTACAGCCATACGCCGTCTACGAACTGGGCTGTGTTCTTCTCACCAAACCAGAG ACGGTCGGGAAGGGGAGATCCTTGCTTCTACAAGCAAAG GAGGACTTCAGCGGCTACGACTTTGAGAACCGGCTCCATGTACGCATCCACTCAGCGCTGGCGTCCCTCAAGGAGCTTGTGCCTCAGTGA
- the LOC132468603 gene encoding SUN domain-containing protein 2-like, with amino-acid sequence MPRHSTRLLALGYYGDKISYRETAVKVFRKRRSSHGPRAGRTITRASRALQLDSSYGSEDKMEFQGTSRSPPSQSHGNGANNRPTENRALFYWQMTLILLLIFGLRFMMTSQTHSGSASEGFNTEAEEFMTEILQDFEIQQQNVVSTMENRFQTKMLQIEAETDNSIGILQRKQLYLEQGVVQLWARLADQGRSLNKMQVDLNTWIGDFNKTLSQGSITTELQDILDQWFQEKLGQRSGHPVADEMADFALESQGGRVLRHLCSPSYLPKSSILLSLTSCFSRRSPRTVIQGQPELLPGQCWAFAGGTGHMVISLSHPINISHVTLDHIALHKTPTGPDR; translated from the exons ATGCCCCGGCATAGCACCCGTCTCTTGGCGTTGGGGTACTACGGGGATAAAATATCCTACAGAGAGACTGCGGTCAA GGTGTTCAGGAAGCGTCGGAGCAGCCATGGCCCCAGGGCTGGCAGAACCATCACCCGGGCCAGCAGAGCCCTCCAACTGGACTCCAGCTACGGCTCTGAGGACAAGATGGAGTTCCAGGGAACCTCCAGGAGTCCACCAAGCCAGAGTCACGGCA ATGGCGCTAATAACCGCCCTACTGAGAACAGGGCTCTTTTCTACTGGCAGATGACCCTCATTTTGCTGCTGATATTTG GACTACGGTTCATGATGACGTCCCAGACCCACAGCGGTTCTGCTTCAGAG GGATTTAACACTGAGGCTGAGGAATTCATGACCGAGATTTTG CAAGACTTTGAGATTCAACAGCAGAATGTAGTCTCCACG atgGAAAACAGATTCCAAACcaaaatgttacaaattgaaGCGGAAACTGACAA CTCCATTGGAATCCTCCAGAGGAAGCAGCTCTACCTGGAACAGGGAGTGGTCCAGCTGTGGGCCCGACTGGCCGATCAGGGACGCTCCCTGAACAAG ATGCAAGTGGATCTGAATACCTGGATTGGGGATTTTAACAAGACCCTCTCTCAGGGCAGCATCACAACAGAGCTCCAGGACATTCTGGACCAGTGGTTTCAGGAGAAG CTCGGGCAGCGCAGTGGTCATCCAGTGGCTGATGAGATGGCAGACTTTGCTTTGGAATCTCAAG gtggtCGCGTGTTGAGACACCTGTGTTCTCCGAGCTACCTGCCCAAATCATCCATTTTGTTGTCTCTGACTTCATGTTTCAGTCGAAGAAGCCCCCGCACAGTTATCCAG gGCCAGCCAGAGCTTCTTCCTGGACAGTGTTGGGCCTTTGCTGGAGGCACGGGACACATGGTCATCTCCCTGTCCCACCCAATCAACATCAGCCACGTCACCCTGGACCATATCGCATTGCACAAGACCCCCACAGGGCCGGATCGATAG
- the LOC132468602 gene encoding tetratricopeptide repeat protein 39C-like isoform X2, which yields MAGQEEQPPRQQKQSEEKAEKDIDDAELALAGINMLLNNGFKESDDLFKRYRTQSPLMSFGASFVSFLNAMMTFEEEKMQMACDDLRTTERLCESDSAGVIETLRNKIKKSMDAQRSGVAVVDRLQRQIIVADCQVYLAVLSFVKQELSAYIKGGWILRKAWKMYNKCHSDIGQLQEACQRRSSLSDNANHNSAVTCVTAEALDRLKGSVSFGYGLFHLCISMVPPHLLKIINLLGFPGDRLQGLTSLMYASESKDMKAPLATLALLWYHTVVLPFFALDGSDTTAGLLEAKAILQRKSLVYPNSSLFMFFKGRVQRLECHINSALVSFHDALELASDQREIQHVCLYEIGWCSMIEMNFEDAHRSFERLKNESRWSQCYYAYLTGVCQGASGDLEGASGVFQDVQKLFKRKNNQIEQFALKRAERLRKTPPSRDLCFLGVIEVLYLWKALQNCSSSKLQIMNQVLQGLDDVPCRGLKHLLLGSIHKCHGNTKDAIQEFQLAARDEYGHQINSYVQPYAVYELGCVLLTKPETVGKGRSLLLQAKEDFSGYDFENRLHVRIHSALASLKELVPQ from the exons ATGGCGGGCCAGGAAGAGCAGCCACCCCGGCAGCAGAAGCAATCGGAGGAGAAGGCGGAGAAGGACATAGACGATGCGGAGCTCGCCCTGGCCGGCATCAATATGCTGCTCAACAACGGATTCAAAGAGAGCGACGATCTGTTCAAAAGATACAG GACACAGAGTCCACTGATGAGCTTCGGGGCCAGCTTCGTCAGCTTCTTG AACGCCATGATGACctttgaggaggagaagatgcaGATGGCCTGTGATGACCTGCGCACCACAGAGAGGCTGTGTGAGAGCGACAGCGCAGGTGTCATCGAGACCCTTCGCAACAAGATCAagaagagt atGGACGCTCAGAGGTCCGGGGTGGCGGTCGTCGACCGCCTGCAGAGACAAATAATCGTGGCAGACTGTCAGGTCTACCTCGCTGTCCTCTCATTCGTCAAGCAAGAGCTGTCAG CGTACATCAAGGGGGGCTGGATCCTCCGGAAGGCCTGGAAGATGTACAACAAGTGCCACAGTGACATCGGCCAGCTGCAGGAGGCCTGCCAGAGGAGGTCCTCTCTGTCGGACAACGCCAACCACAACTCGGCGGTGACCTGCGTCACGGCCGAGGCCCTGGACCGCCTCAAAGGCTCGGTGAGCTTCGGCTACGGCCTCTTCCACCTGTGCATCTCGATGGTGCCGCCGCACCTTCTCAAGATCATCAACCTGCTGGGTTTCCCCGGCGACCGCCTCCAGGGCCTCACCTCCCTCATGTACGCCAGCGAGAGCAAGGACATGAAGGCCCCGCTGGCCAC GCTGGCCCTCTTGTGGTACCACACGGTAGTGCTACCTTTTTTTGCTCTGGACGGCTCAGACACCACCGCAGGTCTGCTAGAGGCCAAAGCCATTCTGCAGAGGAAGTCTTTGGTCTACCCCAACTCCTCCCTCTTCATGTTCTTTAAAGGACGAGTCCAGAGGCTAGAG TGCCATATCAACAGTGCTTTGGTATCTTTCCATGATGCTTTAGAGCTTGCATCAGACCAAAGAGAGATCCAACATGTGTGTCTCTATGAGATTG GTTGGTGCAGTATGATAGAGATGAACTTCGAAGATGCGCACAGGTCATTCGAGAGGCTGAAAAATGAGTCCCGCTGGTCTCAGTGTTACTATGCCTACTTGACTGGAG TGTGCCAGGGTGCTTCAGGTGACCTAGAGGGAGCCAGCGGGGTTTTCCAAGACGTGCAGAAACTGTTCAAAAGGAAGAATAATCAGATTGAGCAGTTTGCCCTGAAACGG GCTGAGAGACTGAGGAAGACCCCGCCAAGCAGAGATCTCTGCTTCCTGGGTGTCATCGAAGTTCTCTACCTGTGGAAAGCACTTCAAAACTGTTCCTCCTCCAAACTACAGATAATGAACCAAG TGTTACAGGGTCTGGACGACGTACCTTGCAGAGGTTTAAAACACCTCCTTCTCGGCTCCATTCACAAATGCCATGGCAACACTAAAGATGCTATTCAG GAATTTCAGCTTGCCGCCAGGGATGAATACGGCCACCAAATCAACTCGTACGTACAGCCATACGCCGTCTACGAACTGGGCTGTGTTCTTCTCACCAAACCAGAG ACGGTCGGGAAGGGGAGATCCTTGCTTCTACAAGCAAAG GAGGACTTCAGCGGCTACGACTTTGAGAACCGGCTCCATGTACGCATCCACTCAGCGCTGGCGTCCCTCAAGGAGCTTGTGCCTCAGTGA